From the genome of Streptomyces sp. S4.7:
GCTCGATGACACGCTTGCGCATCTGGTCGACGATGTTCTGGTCGTGCGTCGCCATCACGACAGTCGTGCCGGTGCGGTTGATGCGGTCCAGCAGCTTCATGATGCCGACGGAGGTCTGCGGGTCCAGGTTGCCCGTCGGCTCGTCCGCGATCAGCAGCATGGGGCGGTTGACGAAGGCCCGCGCGATCGCGACGCGCTGCTGCTCACCACCGGAGAGCTCACCGGGCATCCGGTCCTCCTTGCCGCCGAGTCCGACGAGATCGAGGACCTGGGGGACGGATTTACGGGTCTCGCCACGGGACTTGCCGATGACCTCCTGTGCGAAGGCGACGTTCTGCGCGACGGTCTTGTTCGGCAGGAGGCGGAAGTCCTGGAAGACCGTGCCGAGTTGACGGCGCATGCTCGGGACCTTCCAGTTCGACAGGCGCGCGAGGTCCTTGCCGAGGACGTGCACCATGCCGTGGCTGGCGCGCTCCTCACGGAGGACGAGCCGCAGGAAGGTCGACTTGCCGGAGCCCGAGGAGCCCACCAGGAAGACGAATTCCCCCTTCTCGATGTCGAGGGACACATCGCGCAGGGCGGGGCGGTTCTGCTTCGGATAGGTCTTGGAGACGTTGTCGAATCGGATCACGGGTGCACCACGTCGGCCGGGAGTAGGTGAGCGAGACCTTACGCGAACCGGCGAGGGCCGCGCAGTCGGCCACCGGGGTTGGTCCTGGCGTGGGCGATTTGTCACGGATGACGGCCGGCCGCCCGCGGGGACGGACCGGGCGCAATCCGACGGGGCGCGCCGAATCGAGCGAGAGCTGGCACAGTGGTACGGGGAACGGTCGCGTTTCCCGGAGCGTTGGGCGCAGAGAGTGACCGCGGCTCCGCGGCGCGGGAGGAGAAGAGCGCATGACCTTTGATCGGCTGGTGTGCGCCAACTGCGCGGGACCGGTCAGTGAGGGCCGGTGCCATGTCTGCCGTGCGAACAGGCAGCGGCTGGAGCAGGAGGGCCCTCTCGGCGGCCTGAGCCCCATGGCGCTGCTCACTCTGCTGGTGGTGCTGATAGCGGCGGTGGCGCTGGTGGCGGTGGGGCATCAGACGGCCTGAGCCGTCCCCGAGCATGCGGAAGGGCCCGGACACCGGTTGGGTGTCCGGGCCCTTCCCTGCGTGCGGGACGCCTGAAGCGGGTGCTCAGGCAGCCGTGGCGCGGTTGCCGACCAGACGCGGGAGCATCCGGAAGCCGATGCCACCGGCGATCATGGTCGCGGCACCGATGAGCAGGAAGGTGGTCTCGGCGGCGCCGGTCTCCGCCAGCTCCTCCTTGGCCTCGCCCTGCTCGACCGGCTGCGAACCGGCGTTGTCGGTGTCGGTACCGCCCGTGGTGCCGGCGCTGGTGCCGGCGTCGGCACCACCGGTCTGACCCTCGTCGGTGCCACCGCTCTGACCCTCGGCGGCGCCTTCGGATGTGCTGCCTTCATTGGCGCCTTCGGAGGTGCCTTCGGAGGTGCCCTCGGAGGTGCCCTCGCTGGTGCCTTCCGAGGTGCCCTCGGACGTACCTTCGCTGGTGCCCTCGGAGGTGCCCTCCGACGTACCCTCGCTGGTGCCCTCGGACGTACCCTCCGACGTACCTTCGGAGGTTCCCTCGGACGTACCCTCGCTGGTGCCTTCCGAGGTGCCCTCGGACGTACCCTCGCTGGTGCCCTCGGAGGTGCCCTCGGAGGTGCCCTCGGAGGTGCCCTCGGACGTACCTTCGGAGGTGCCCTCGGACGTGCCCTCCGTGGTACCGACGACTGTGTTGCCGCCGTCGGTGCCTTCGGTGCTGCCCTCCGTGGTGCCCTCGGTGTCACCGAGGCCGAGGCCGACGTCCAGGCCGTTCTCGTTGACGTCCGCGTTGGCGCTCAGGCCACCGACGTTGACATCGATACCGACGGCCGAAGCGGCGCCCGCGGCGGTCAGCGAAGCACCGGCTGCGATCACCGCGCCGGCGGCTATCCGCGCTACGCGGATCCGCGTCTTCTTGGTCATGTGCTTGCTACCCCCAGTAGCTGATCGTGAGTGGTGCAGCGGTCCGGGGCCGGCCGGTTGGGGGTCCGTGCGTGCGGGTCCCCCGAATCACACGCGCCCCGGAAATACGCATGCCGCGCGTCACCATTCCGAGTTTTCGCATAAGCGTCAAGGTCGTTGCGCGCACGTTGCCCGGTTTTCAAGCCAGTTGTCCGCCGGGTGAGGGGTAACTGTGACATAAACGGGAACTGCCGCCTCCAGGACGGCAGTTCCTTTGTCGACAAAGCGAGTCCTTTGCGAGGACTGCCAGTTGGCCTCTGACCTCGGCCGGAGCATTTGGGAGGTGGCTCAGCGTTCCTGCTGCTTGCGCCAGCGGATTCCGGCTTCGAGGAAGCCGTCGATCTCGCCGTCGAGCACGCCCTGCGGATTGCCCACCTCGAACTCCGTACGGAGGTCCTTGACCATCTGGTACGGATGCAGGACGTACGAACGCATCTGGTTGCCCCACGAGTTGCCGCCGTCGCCCTTGAGGGCGTCCATCTTGGCCTGTTCCTCCTGGCGGCGGCGTTCGAGCAGCTTCGCCTGGAGGACGTTCATGGCGCTGGCCTTGTTCTGGATCTGCGAGCGCTCGTTCTGGCAGGAGACGACGATGCCGGTCGGGATGTGCGTGATCCGGACCGCGGAGTCCGTGGTGTTGACGCCCTGGCCGCCGGGGCCCGAGGCGCGGTAGACGTCCACGCGCAGCTCGGTCTCGTCGATCTCGACATGGTCGCTGGACTCGACGACGGGCAGCACCTCGACGCCCGCGAACGAGGTCTGGCGGCGGCCCTGGTTGTCGAACGGCGAGATGCGGACCAGCCGGTGGGTGCCCTGCTCGACGGAGAGCGTGCCGTAGGCGTACGGCGTCTTGACGACGAAGGTGGTCGACTTGATGCCGGCCTCCTCCGCGTACGACGTCTCGTAGACCTCGGTCGGGTAGTCGTGCCGCTCGGCCCAGCGGATGTACATGCGCTGGAGCTGCTCGGCGAAGTCGGCCGCGTCGACGCCGCCGGCCTCGGCCCGGATGTTGACGAGCGCCTGCCGCTCGTCGTACTCGCCGGACAGGAGGGTGCGGACCTCCATCTCGTCGAGCGCCTTCTTCACGGAGGCCAGTTCGGACTCGGCCTCGGAGCGGGCGTCGGCGTCGGCCTCGCTCTCGGCGAGCTCGAAGAGCACCTCGACGTCGTCGATCCGGCTCCGGAGCGCCTCCGTCTTGCGCAGCTCCGCCTGGAGGTGCGAGAGCTTGCTCGTGATCTTCTGCGCCGCCTCCGGATCGTCCCAGAGGGACGGGGCGGCTGCCTGGTCCTCCAGGACAGCGATCTCGGCCCTCATCTTGTCGAGGTCGAGGACGGCCTCGATCGACCCCATGGTCGAGGAAAGGGACTTCAGCTCTTCGGATACATCGACGACTGCCACGCACCCAGCCTAACGGCTGACGGCCCGAACCCCGCCGCCGATCCCCGCGGGAATGTTCCTCCTTCGCCGGACGGGCTCGATACGCCCGTCCGTCGATCGAGGAGGAACCGGTCCCCGGCGGTCAGAGGCCTACGGGGTGGGGGACGCCGTCGGCGCCGGGCCCCTGGGGGTGAGCTCCGCGCCGTCGCTGCTCGTCGCCAGCCAGCCCCCGACGCCGAGGACGGCGACCAGCAGAACGGCCGTCACGCCCAGCGTGATGCGCCGCTTGCGGACGGCCTCCGCCTTGTGCCGGGCCGAGCCCGGCCTGCGCTGGCCCGCCGCGCGCGGTGCCCTGGCCGTGCCGCGCGCGCCGCCCGCGAGCTCGTCGGGGGCCGGGACACGCATGCTCGTGTGGGTGTCGCGGTTGGAATCCGGCGCCGCTCCCGGAACGAGGGGGACGGCGCCCCTGCGCCGCGGCTGCTCGTCCGCCGGGGCCCGCGCGGCCTCGGTGTCGCCGTACGCCCGCTCCTCCTCCGTCGGCTCGGCGTCGGGCTCGTCCACCTCCAGGGAGGGGATGCCGGCGAGCTGGGGAAGCTGCTCGCGGAGCCGCGCGGCCAGCTCGGAGGCGCGCAGCCGGGAGGCAGGGGCCTTGGCCAGGCACTGGACGAGGAGCTGCCACAGCTCGTCGGGGATGCCGGGCAGCGGCACGACGGTCTCGGTGACATGGCGGCGCAGGACGGCTCCGGGGTGGCCGCCGCCGAAGGGCGTGAAGCCGGCGAGGAGCTCGTACAGGACCGTGGCGAGCGCGTAGATGTCGACGGCGGCACGCGGCGGCAGGCCCTCGACGATCTCGGGCGCCAGATAGTCCGGGGTGCCGATGATCCTGGTCGCCTTCGTACGGCGGGGCGTGTCGATCAGCTTGGCGACGCCGAAGTCGGTGAGCAGCGCCGGGTGCGCGCCGCCGGGGCCGATGGGGCCTTCCATGTCGAGCAGGATGTTCTCCGGCTTGACGTCGCGGTGGACGACACCGGCCGCGTGCGCGGCGGCGAGGCCGTCGGCGACATCGGCGACGACGGCGACCGCGGCCTCGGGTGCGAGCCTGCGCTCGCGGTCGAGGCGGGTGCGCAGGTCGGTGCCGCGCACCAGCTCCATCACCAGTGCCAGGTCGTTGCCGTCCACGACGAGGTCGCGGACGGCGACCACCCGAGGGTGGTCGAGTCCGAGCAGCGCGGTGCGCTCCTGGACGAAGCGCCCGACCAGTTCCTGGTCGGAGGCGAGGTCCTCGCGCAGCAGTTTGATGGCGACGGGGCCCTCGGGGCCCTCGCCGAGCCACACCGTGCCGGCGCTGCCCCGCCCCAGGATCTGATGGGCGGTGTACCGGCTGCCGATATTCCGTGCCAAGACTGCTCCCTCAGCGGCTGGCTTTGCCCATCAAAGTACGCGGGTATCGGGGTGTTGATTGCCCGGTACCGCGTCAACGTTCACTTCTGCGGGGGAATTGATCCCGCGGGTATCGACAAAGAGACAGAAGCGCCGGAACAGCTCCGGAATCGGTGGGAGCCCCACCGGTTCCGGTCACCGGCGTCGGTGATGTCAGTTGGTTCCGGCGTCCGAACCGCCGAGGTCCTTGACCCAGCCCGACACCGTGTCGACGGTGTCGGTGATCGCGTTCCAGTAGCTCTTGCCCTCGCCGATCCAGCCCTGGAGCGGCGTCAGCTCCCAGACGAGCCAGCCTGCGACGAAGAGCAGGACCAGCGTGAACAGGCAGCCCTTGAGACAGCCGAGGCCGGGGATCCGCATCGGGTTGGCGCTGCGCTGGCGGGGCTGGCGCGGTGCGGGCGGCTGCGGCTGCTGGGGCGCCGGCTGCTGCGGCGGGGAGTACTGCTGTTGCTGCTGCGGAGGCGGCGCGTAGCGCTGTCGCTGGGGCGGGCGGGACTGCTGGGGCGGGTACGGCTGCGGGGCCCGCTGCGGCTGGTGCTGCTGGGGTGGCGGGCCCTGGCGCTGGCCGCCCTGGCCCTGGGGCCGCTGGGGCCTGCGCCTGAGCGGGTCCTGGCTCGGGTCCAGGTACTGGACCTGGGTCTGTTCGTTGCGGTCGCGCGCGGCCCTGAGCTGGTTCTGCCAGGGGTGCGGGTCCTCGGGGCCGGGTCCGGCGCCGGGAGCGCCCGGTCCGCCGGGGCCGACGGGCATGACCGACGTCGGGTCGGACGCGCCGGGCGCGTTCGGAGCGTTCGTCGGCAGAACGCTGGTCGCGGCGGCCGGGTCGTACGATCCCGCGTTGCTCGGCAGCACCTGGGTCGGGTCGGCGGCGCCGGGCTCACCGGGCACCGTGGTGGGAGACGGGTCGGGCGCCAGCAGGGCACCCACGCCCATCGCCGCGTTGACCTGGGCGGATGTCGAGTGCACACCGACGCCGGAGGCGACGGTGCGCAGGGCGCGGGCGAGATTCACGGCGCTGGGCCGCTCGTCGGGCTCCTTACGGAGGCAGCGCTCGATGACCGTCCACAGCGGATCGGGGACGGTGGAGGGGCGGCGGGGCTCCTCACTGAGGTGCCGGTGGAGCACTTCGAGGGCCGTGCCGCCCGCGAACGGAGGACGGCCGGTGACCAGCTCGTACAGCAGGATGCCGGCGCCGTAGATGTCGACCGCGGAGGTCTGCGGGCGGCCCTCGGCGGACTCCGGCGCGACGTACGCGGGCGTGCCGACGAACTCGTGTGTCCGGGTCAGCCCCGGGGAGTCGGCGAGCCGAGCGATACCGAAGTCGGTCAGCATCGGGTGCAGCTGGTCGCCGTCGTCCTTCAGCAGGACGTTGGCGGGCTTCAGGTCGCGGTGCACGACGCCGTCGGCGTGGCTCGCGGCCAGCGCGTCGGCGATCTGGGCCGTGAGCAGCGAGGCGGCGACCGGGCTGAAGGGGCCGTTCTGCCGCAGGTAGTGGTGGAGGTCCGGGCCCTCGACCAGATCCATCACGAGGGCGAGGAGGTCACCCTCGACGACCAGGTCACGGGTCCGCACGATGTTGGAGTGGGTCAGACGGAGCAGGACGGAGCGCTCCCGGAGGAAGCGCATCACCACGTCCGCGTCGTTCGCCAGCTCCTCCTTGAGGACCTTGATCGCGACGGTCTCACCGGGCTGCCCGGCCACGGCGGCCTCGGCGCCGGCGGTCTCCCGCTGACGGGCGCGCCAGACGGTGCCCGTGGCGCCGCGCCCGATGGGCTCCTCCAGGAGGTACTTGCTGCCTACCGGCCGCACGTCATGCGCTCCCTGCTGCTGGTGGTCCTTGCATGGCCCCGGGCCCACCCGGGTGTCCGACCCACTTTAGAGGTCGCACGTGGGTTCCCGTCGCGGTCATGTTCGAGAGGAAGACGCGAGCCTCCTGTGGATGGTTGCCAATCACGTGTACCCGCGAGGTCCGCGGATGATCCCAACCCGTTCCCAACCATGCACTTTTGCACGCACAGCCGACCATTCAAGATCACTTACCCCCGGTCCGTGGGCGTGTTGTCGGTGGCAGGTGCGAAGATGCCACCCAGCACTCGATGTGTGGGGTCGTTCGCTCACCGTCCGTGCCGACCTGTACCGGACGATGTGTCGGTGCCGGGTGGGGGGATTCACACAGGGCAGCACCCCTGCCGGGCACCCCGCGCAGAAGGGACCGCTGACGGCGATGCAGATCCGGCTGACCGTCCTCGCGCCGCGCAGCGGCCATCCCGCGGGGCGCGCGTGCGACGTGCTCGTCACCGCGCCTGCGGGGACGGCGCTCGCCACCGTCGCCTCCGCCCTGGCCACGGCCGTCGCCGGACCCGACGTCTCGGGCGCCGTCGTGCTGTACGCGGGGCGGGAGCGGCTGGACGCGCAGCGCCGCACCCTGGGCGATCCCCCACTGGTGGACGGCGCCGTGCTCTGTCTCCAGGTCCCCGGCGAGGACGAGGCGCCCACCGACGACGTCCCGGCCCAGCTCCATGTGGTCGCGGGTCCGGACGCGGGCGGGGTCCATCTGCTGCACGGCGGGCAGGTCAGGATCGGCCGGTCGGCGGACGCCGACGTACCGCTCGACGATCCGGACGTCTCACGGCTGCACTGCTCGGTGACCGTGGCCGATGACGGTCATGTCTCGGTGGCGGACCTGCATTCCACGAACGGCACGACCGTCGAAGGCGTCCGGGTCGGGTCCCGCGCGGTCCCGCTCCCGGCGGGCGCCCTGCTGCGGCTGGGCGAGTCCGCGCTGCGGCTCACCACGGGCGGCCGGATGCCGACGCTCACGCTCACGCCGGACGGCGAGGGGCATCTGCGGATCACCCCCGGGGCCCAGGAGGGCGCGGGCGGCGACGGCGCGAAAGGCGGCGGGAGCGAAGGCGCGGGTGCGAACGCGGCCTCCGGCGCGACGGGACCGGGGACGGGGGCCGGAGCGGCACCGGGGGCGCACACCACCCCCCGGTCCGGCCCGGAGACGGGGGCGTACGGAACGGGCGGCGCCCCCGGCGGCCGTACGGTCCACGCGTACGGCCGGCGCGGCCAGGGCGGTCCCGGTGGCCCGGCCGTCACCCCCCGCGTGCCCGACCCGCGCACTCCCCGCTCCGACGCCGACACCAGATACGGCGACGCCCTGTACGCGCCGGCGCCCGGCAGCACGGGGCGCCCGCCGCACGACCGCGCCGACAGCGACGACGCCCACGGCGCGGCCGACGACGGCCCGCAGGGACACAGCAGGGCACCCGGCTCCCGCCGTCAGGGCACGCCCATGCGCGGCACGGAGCTGCCCGAGGCGCCGGGCAGGCGGCGCGGCGGCATAGGCGCCTGGGCCAGGCGGCTGGCGGGCACGCGTGACGAGCAGTTCCCCGGCGACGACGGCGTCCCGGCGGCCACCGGCTCCGGCGCCCGCCCCACGGGCCGCGCGCGGCCCGACGAGACCTGGCCCGACCCCGCCTCCGTACTGATGACGGCGCTGGGCCCCGGCCCCCGTCTGTGGGAGCGCGGCCCCGGCCATCCCGAATCGCTGGTCCTGCGGCTGGGCACGACGGAGCGGCCGTCCCCCGACGGGTCGGGGTCGCTGCCCTCGGTGCCCGTGACGGTGAGCCTGCGCGAAGCCGGCTCGCTCGGTCTCGCGGGTCCCCGCGAGCGGCTGACCGGTCTCGCCAGGTCGGCCGTGGCGCAGCTCGCCGCCCTGCACTCCCCCGCCGATCTGGAGATCGTCCTGATCAGCGCCGACCGGAACAGAAGTGTGGAGCAGCGCAAGCGGGATTGGGGCTGGCTCGGCTGGCTGCCGCACACACGGCCGGCCCACGGCCAGGACTGCCGGCTGCTCCTCGCCTACGACCGCGATCAGGCCGCCGCCCGGCTGGGCGAGCTGACGCGCCGGCTGGACGACGGGCCGCTCGGTGCGGCATGGGCGTCGGCCGACAGCGGGTCCGTGGCGGAGGCGGCCGGGAGGTACGCGGGGACGTCCACGCTCGTGGTGGTGGACGGCGATCCCGGTTCGGCGGCGCTGCGCGAGACCACGGCGCGGCTGGCCGGTGCGGGCTCAGTGGCCGGTGTCCATGTGATCTGTCTGGCCGAGACTCCCGCTGCCTCGCCCGACTCCCCGCCGGCGGCGACCTACGAGACGGCGTGCGCGGCCTCGACGGCCTTCCGGGAGTGCGGGGCGGTGGCCCTGCTGAGCGGCGATGTGGCGACGGCGCTGCGGCTGCTGCGCACGGCGGTGGGCCGGCCCGCCGGGCCCGGCACGGTCGCGACGGTGGACGCGGTGTCCCCGGCGTGGGCCGACCGTTTCGGCCGGGCGCTGGCCCCTCTCCGTACGGAGGCGGGCGGCTTGGCCGCGGGGCGGCGCAGGCAGGCGGCCGTGCTGCCGCGTACGGCGCGACTGCTGGACGAGCTGGGGCTGGCGCGGGCGACCCCCGCGTCCCTGATGGCGCGCTGGGCGTCGGCGGCGGGCAGCACCACGGTTCTGGGCACCGGGCCGCACGGCCCGGTGACGGTGGATCTGGTGGAGGAGGGCCCGCATCTGCTGATCGAGGGACCCGCGGGCAGTGGCCGTACGGAGCTGCTGCGGGCCGTCGCGGCGTCCCTGGCGGCCGGTGGCCGCCCGGACAGGCTGGGCCTGCTCCTGGTGGACGGCGCGGGCGGTGAGCGCGGCGAGGGGCTGCTGGCCTGTACGGAGCTGCCGCATGTGACCGAGCACCTGGTGGCGTCGGACCCGGTCCGGATGCGGGAGTTCGCGCAGGCGCTGGGGGCGGAGCTGAAGCGGCGCGCCGAGGTGCTGGGGCGGCTGGACTTCGCGGAGTGGCACAACCGGCGTGAGGTGGCCGAGCGGATGGTGGGCCAGCGGACGCCGAGCCCCGCCGAGCAGCACGGTCAGCGGCGGGAGCGCGCCGAGCACCAGGGCGGCGCGCGGCCCACCGGTCAGGGGGCGCCGACCGGCCGACCCGGGCAGCCGCCCGGCGCCGGCCCGGCGGACGGCGGCACCCTCAGGCTGCGGCAGACCGCTTCCCGTACGCGCGGGGAGCCCGGCCCCGGCCCCGTCCTGCCGAGGCTCATAGTCCTGGTCGACGACTACGACGCCCTGGTCGCGCCCGCGCTGGGCAGTCCGGGCCGCCCCGCGGCCGGTTCGGTCGTCCGGGCGCTGGAGGCGGTGGCGCGCGACGGCGAGCGCCTGGGCGTCCATCTGGTCGCGACGTCGGCCCGTCCCGACCGGACCTCGGAGACGGAGCTCGCGGGCCGGACCCGGCTGCGGGTGGTGCTGGACACGCCGCCGGTGGCGCCGGGCCCGGACGATCCGCTGCCGGGGCGCGGCAGGCTCGGGCATCCGGACGGCCGGGTGACGCCGTTCCAGGGCGGCCGGGTGACCGGCCGGATCCCGCGTACGGCGACGCTGCGGCCCACGGTCGTCCCCCTGGAGTGGGAGCGGATGGGCGATCCGCCGGCCCGCCGGCCGGTGCGCGAACTGGGCAACGGACCGACGGATCTGGCGCTGCTCGCAAGTGCCCTGGAAAGGGCGGCCCGTTCGGTGTCGGCGGTGCCGGTGGGACCGCTGGGGCCGGTCTGACGGAGCCCGTCGACCGGGCGTTCGGCGGGCGTTCGGCGGGGTGTTCGACCGTCGGCCGCCCGGTGGCCGAAAGCGGACATCCTGAGGTCGGAGCGCTTTTTGATCCAGACCTCGGCACCTCGCCGTGTCTTCACATCTCTGAAATTCCCCCTACGTCCGTAAACGACGTCACGAGCCCATCACGATCTTCGAATTGAAGCCCAGGACAGTATTGCGGCCTGCGGTCACGGCGCGTAGGACTTACCGAACGGGACAAGGACGGCGTCGTCGGTTCGCTCGGGGCGCCGGTCCGCATGCGTAAACATGCGTCAAGATCCGCACGCGCACGGGAGAGACGGGGCAGTCATGCGTACAACTCTTAACGGCCGCAAGGCCTTTGGAGCACGCTCAGCGGCACGAGGCACACAGAGAGCGGCGGTGGCGGCCGCGGTCGTCGGCGCCGTGGTACTCAGCGGCTGCGGCGGCGGCTCCGATGACAAGGGTGACGACGGGGCCGAGAGCAAGAAGCCCGCCTCCACGGTCGAACTGCCCAAACTGGACGGCGAGAAGATCGAGGTGGCCGCGGTCTGGACCGGGGCCGAGCAGGAGAACTTCACGAAGGTCCTCGACGAGTTCGAGAAGCGCACCGGGGCGACGGTCACGTTCGTCCCCGCGCAGGACCCGATCGTGAACTTCCTCGGTACGAAGATCGCCGGTGGCAGTCCGCCCGACGTGGCGATGCTCCCGCAGGTCGGCGCGATCACCCAGGCCGTCGAGAAGAAGTGGGCCAAGCCCGCGGGCGCCGAGGCCAAGGCCCAGCTGGCGAAGAACTACAGCAAGGGCTGGCAGGACCTCGGCGCCGTCGACGGCGAGCAGTACGGCGTGTACTACAAGGCCGCCAACAAGTCGCTGGTCTGGTACAACAACACGGCCTTCGAGAACGCGGGCGCGGCCGAGCCGAAGACCTGGAAGGAGTTCCTGACGACCGCGGAGACGATCTCGGCGTCGGGTGTCACCCCGGTCTCCGTCGGCGGCGCCGACGGCTGGACGCTCACCGACTGGTTCGAGAACGTCTACCTGTCGCAGGCCGGTCCGGAGAAGTACGACCAGCTGGCCAAGCACGAGATCAAGTGGACCGACCCGTCGGTGGCCACCGCCCTGACGACGCTCGCCGAGCTGTGGGGCAAGCCCGCCCTGGTCGCCGGCGGCGCGAACGGCGCGCTCCAGACCGAGTTCCCCGCCTCCGTCACCCAGACGTTCACCGGCGGTGACGCCCCGAAGGCCGGCATGGTCTTCGCCGCGGACTTCGCCGGCGTGAACGTCACCGAGGCCGGCGCCAAGGTCGGTACGGACGCGAAGGTCTTCCCCTTCCCGGCCGTGGGCAGCGACTCCCCGGTGGTGACCGGTGGTGACGCGGCCGTGGCGCTCACGGACAGCAAGGGCGCGCAGGCGCTGCTGACCTTCCTGGCCTCCACGGACGCCGCGGAGATCCAGGCGGAGCTGGGCGGCTTCATCTCGCCGAACAAGGGCCTGGACGGCAAGGCGTACCCGAACGACGTGCAGCGTGACATCGCCAAGGCGCTCATCGACGCCGGTGACGACTTCCGCTTCGACATGTCGGACCAGATGCCGCAGTCGTTCGGCGGTACGCCCGGCAAGGGCGAGTGGAAGGCCCTCCAGGACTTCCTGAAGAACCCGAAGGACGTCAAGGGCGCTCAGCAGCAGCTGGAGTCGGACGCCGCCAAGGCATTCAAGAGCTGACGCGGTGAAGTCGGCGACAACAGGGGGCACCGGCACTTCGGTGCCGGCGCCCCCGCCCCCTGCCAAGGGGAAGCGCAAGAGCGTGACAGGCACACGTAAAGGCTTCGCGGTGGCGTTCCTGCTGCCCGCGCTGGTCCTGCTGGGCGCGCTCGTGGTCTACCCGATCGGGTTCTCCGTCTACAGGTCGTTCTTCGACCAGTCCGGCGACGCTTTCGCCGGTTTCGACAACTATGTGGAGATATTCACCGAGGACACCATCCGGACCGCGATCAAGAACAACTTGATCTGGGTGATCGTGGCCCCGACGGTCGCCACCGCCCTCGGTCTGATCTTCGCCGTACTCACCGAAAGGGTGCGCTGGGGAACGGCGTTCAAGCTGATCGTCTTCATGCCGATGGCGATCTCGATGCTCGCCTCGGGCATCATCTTCCGGCTCGTGTACGAGCAGGCCCCGGAGCGCGGCATCGCCAACGCCGTCGCCGTGGGCGTGCACGACACCTTCTCCGAGTCGGCCGGCTATCCGAAGGCGCGCCCGCTGCCGGTGCATCCGCTGAAGGCGGGCGAGGCCAAGGGCTCGTTCGTCACGAAGACGCCGGTCACGGCCGGCACTCCGGTGCTGATCCCGCTGGTCGGCGTGCCGCCGGGCAAGATGCCGTCGGACGCCGAGCCGGCCGAGGCGGCCGGGAGCGGCGGCGGCGAGATCACCGGAACGGCCTGGCTGGACTTCACCAAGGGCGGCGGCGGCAAGCCCAACGTCGTCGACTCCGAGGAACTCGGCCTGCCCGGCCTCAAGATCGAGGCGGTCAAGGACGGCAAGGTCGTCGCGTCCGCCAGCGCCGCCTCGGACGGTACGTTCACCCTGCCGGCGTCGGCCGACGGAGCCCTGCTCCAGCTCCCCGAGAGCAACTTCAGGGAGCCGTACAACGGCGTGGACTGGCTCGGTCCGAACCTGGTGACCCCCGCGATCATCGGCAGCTATCTGTGGATGTGGGCGGGCTTCGCGATGGTGCTGATCGGTGCCGGTCTGGCGAGCATGCCGCGTGAACTGCTGGAGGCCGCACGGGTCGACGGCGCGAACGAGTGGCAGGTGTTCCGCCGGATCACCGTGCCGCTGCTCGCACCGGTCCTGGCCGTCGTGATGGTCACCCTGATGATCAATGTGCTGAAGATCTTCGACCTGGTACTGATCATCGCGCCAGGCTCCTCCCAGGACGACGCGAACGTGCTGGCGCTCCAGCTCTACCGCTCGTCGTTCGGCACGGACGCCAACGTCGGCGTGGGCAGCGCGATCGCCGTATTCCTCCTGCTGCTCGTGATCCCGGTGATGCTCTTCAACATTCGCCGGATGCAGAAGGAGAACCGCCGATGACTACGACTGACACTGCGGTCAAGGCGGAGCGGTCGCTGCCCGCCGACACGACGGCCAAGCCGAAGCCGTCACTGCCGGCCCGGATAGCCGCGAAGGCGGGCAGCGGGGTCGTCCAGGTCTTCCTCATCCTGGTCGCCCTGTTCTGGATGATGCCGACGATCGGTCTGCTGATCTCCTCGCTGCGCGGCTCGTCGGACATCGCGGCGAGCGGCTGGTGGGAGGTCTTCACCAA
Proteins encoded in this window:
- a CDS encoding ABC transporter substrate-binding protein translates to MRTTLNGRKAFGARSAARGTQRAAVAAAVVGAVVLSGCGGGSDDKGDDGAESKKPASTVELPKLDGEKIEVAAVWTGAEQENFTKVLDEFEKRTGATVTFVPAQDPIVNFLGTKIAGGSPPDVAMLPQVGAITQAVEKKWAKPAGAEAKAQLAKNYSKGWQDLGAVDGEQYGVYYKAANKSLVWYNNTAFENAGAAEPKTWKEFLTTAETISASGVTPVSVGGADGWTLTDWFENVYLSQAGPEKYDQLAKHEIKWTDPSVATALTTLAELWGKPALVAGGANGALQTEFPASVTQTFTGGDAPKAGMVFAADFAGVNVTEAGAKVGTDAKVFPFPAVGSDSPVVTGGDAAVALTDSKGAQALLTFLASTDAAEIQAELGGFISPNKGLDGKAYPNDVQRDIAKALIDAGDDFRFDMSDQMPQSFGGTPGKGEWKALQDFLKNPKDVKGAQQQLESDAAKAFKS
- a CDS encoding FHA domain-containing protein; translation: MQIRLTVLAPRSGHPAGRACDVLVTAPAGTALATVASALATAVAGPDVSGAVVLYAGRERLDAQRRTLGDPPLVDGAVLCLQVPGEDEAPTDDVPAQLHVVAGPDAGGVHLLHGGQVRIGRSADADVPLDDPDVSRLHCSVTVADDGHVSVADLHSTNGTTVEGVRVGSRAVPLPAGALLRLGESALRLTTGGRMPTLTLTPDGEGHLRITPGAQEGAGGDGAKGGGSEGAGANAASGATGPGTGAGAAPGAHTTPRSGPETGAYGTGGAPGGRTVHAYGRRGQGGPGGPAVTPRVPDPRTPRSDADTRYGDALYAPAPGSTGRPPHDRADSDDAHGAADDGPQGHSRAPGSRRQGTPMRGTELPEAPGRRRGGIGAWARRLAGTRDEQFPGDDGVPAATGSGARPTGRARPDETWPDPASVLMTALGPGPRLWERGPGHPESLVLRLGTTERPSPDGSGSLPSVPVTVSLREAGSLGLAGPRERLTGLARSAVAQLAALHSPADLEIVLISADRNRSVEQRKRDWGWLGWLPHTRPAHGQDCRLLLAYDRDQAAARLGELTRRLDDGPLGAAWASADSGSVAEAAGRYAGTSTLVVVDGDPGSAALRETTARLAGAGSVAGVHVICLAETPAASPDSPPAATYETACAASTAFRECGAVALLSGDVATALRLLRTAVGRPAGPGTVATVDAVSPAWADRFGRALAPLRTEAGGLAAGRRRQAAVLPRTARLLDELGLARATPASLMARWASAAGSTTVLGTGPHGPVTVDLVEEGPHLLIEGPAGSGRTELLRAVAASLAAGGRPDRLGLLLVDGAGGERGEGLLACTELPHVTEHLVASDPVRMREFAQALGAELKRRAEVLGRLDFAEWHNRREVAERMVGQRTPSPAEQHGQRRERAEHQGGARPTGQGAPTGRPGQPPGAGPADGGTLRLRQTASRTRGEPGPGPVLPRLIVLVDDYDALVAPALGSPGRPAAGSVVRALEAVARDGERLGVHLVATSARPDRTSETELAGRTRLRVVLDTPPVAPGPDDPLPGRGRLGHPDGRVTPFQGGRVTGRIPRTATLRPTVVPLEWERMGDPPARRPVRELGNGPTDLALLASALERAARSVSAVPVGPLGPV
- a CDS encoding sugar ABC transporter permease, which produces MPAPPPPAKGKRKSVTGTRKGFAVAFLLPALVLLGALVVYPIGFSVYRSFFDQSGDAFAGFDNYVEIFTEDTIRTAIKNNLIWVIVAPTVATALGLIFAVLTERVRWGTAFKLIVFMPMAISMLASGIIFRLVYEQAPERGIANAVAVGVHDTFSESAGYPKARPLPVHPLKAGEAKGSFVTKTPVTAGTPVLIPLVGVPPGKMPSDAEPAEAAGSGGGEITGTAWLDFTKGGGGKPNVVDSEELGLPGLKIEAVKDGKVVASASAASDGTFTLPASADGALLQLPESNFREPYNGVDWLGPNLVTPAIIGSYLWMWAGFAMVLIGAGLASMPRELLEAARVDGANEWQVFRRITVPLLAPVLAVVMVTLMINVLKIFDLVLIIAPGSSQDDANVLALQLYRSSFGTDANVGVGSAIAVFLLLLVIPVMLFNIRRMQKENRR